From the genome of Biomphalaria glabrata chromosome 1, xgBioGlab47.1, whole genome shotgun sequence, one region includes:
- the LOC106063380 gene encoding transcriptional adapter 1-like, with translation MAISTDLNIARKNLSDVLGDSMKLYLQNLNSWFKRKINKEEFDFEARKLMKNDTVHLHNEFLLALIAKCQILSSTPSGVSSKDPNNVGKSQRCGQVKKKPPGGRANLQQRFIPANTMDYVPQITSKALEEGSSPTPLGFVQREGLMPDITMVHGRMLVCAWETGLADVQDSAVHIVMLALENLLKDILTLVIKQRKGYKLRDKRFAYSFGIGVKNPYIMRSHDTFDPSSQSQATTITSSFHHTPTLRPSPEMGEDIAIEENVLGADTAVDDAEPISLYDLSDTLMLYKNAIVSHSVYAPTIERVIHMKWHPSHEDILQESLHQQEVYLKHKLAKRKTFDDSGFQ, from the exons ATGGCGATTTCAACAGATCTCAACATAGCCAGGAAAAATTTGTCTGATGTTTTGGGAGATTCTATGAAGTT ATACTTGCAAAACCTGAATTCATggtttaaaagaaaa ATCAATAAAGAAGAATTTGATTTTGAAGCAAGAAAGCTTATGAAGAATGACACAG tTCACCTGCATAATGAGTTTCTTCTAGCTTTGATAGCTAAATGTCAGATATTATCATCAACACCATCTGGTGTAT CTTCTAAAGATCCAAACAATGTGGGTAAAAGTCAAAGATGTGGTCAAGTCAAGAAAAAACCTCCTGGTGGGAGGGCCAATTTACAG CAACGCTTTATCCCAGCCAATACAATGGATTATGTCCCTCAGATAACCAGTAAAGCTTTAGAAGAAGGTTCTAGTCCAACTCCCTTAG GTTTTGTACAAAGAGAAGGACTTATGCCTGATATTACAATGGTCCATGGAAGAATGCTGGTTTGTGCCTGGGAGACTGGCTTGGCTGATGTGCAGGACAGTGCAGTTCATATTGTCATGCTAGCTTTAGAG aATCTACTTAAAGATATACTAACACTGGTAATCAAACAACGAAAGGGGTACAAATTACGTGATAAAAGATTTGCCTATAGTTTTGGAATTGGTGTGAAAAATCCTTATATTATGAGGTCTCATGACACTTTTGATCCCAGTTCACAAAG TCAAGCCACAACTATCACAAGCAGTTTCCATCATACCCCGACTCTCAGACCATCACCAGAAATGGGGGAGGATATAGCTATTGAGGAAAATGTGTTAGGTGCAGACACTGCTGTGGATGATGCAGAGCCTATTTCTTTGTATGACCTGTCTGATACTTTAATg CTGTATAAAAATGCCATAGTCTCCCATTCAGTCTATGCTCCAACCATTGAGAGAGTGATTCACATGAAGTGGCACCCTAGTCATGAAGATATCTTACAGGAAAGTTTGCATCAACAAGAGGTCTACTTAAAACACAAGCTGGCAAAGAGAAAAACATTTGATGATAGCGGTTTTCAGTGA